In Acidobacteriota bacterium, the sequence CGTCAACAAGCGTTCGAAATGGGGAAACCTCTCCTCACCCAAATCGACGATTGACGATTCGAAGCTGCTCATGATCGAGTCATCCAAAACCGATCCCAGGTAGCGGGACCTCGACCTCCCCTTGTTGCGCAAGTAGACAACACGGCGTGCGCCCTCGTCCTTTTATTGTACCTCTTATCCTGTCGAGGGAACATTTTGGCGGTTTCGGGCGACTCGTTCGGCCGGAATGCTATGTTCCGTGGGTGGATGACGCGCTATTCAGAGATCTGAGGGGATTCTTGGACCACCTCCAGCGGGAGGCGGAACTGAGGACCATCGAGGCACCCGTCAGAGCTCGCCTCGAGGTGGCGGAAATCCATCGGCGGGTGATCGCGGCCGGCGGCCCCGCCCTTCTCTTCGCCAACGTCGAGGGCAGCGATTTCCCGCTCGTCACCAACCTTTTCGGCACCGCGAAACGTGCGGAGGTAGCTTTCGGTCGCCGGCCGGCTCGACTCGTCCGTCGGACCGTGGAATTTCTGCAGCGGTCTCTTCCACCCGGAATCGGTTCGCTTTGGGCGGCGAGGGACCTGGTGGCGGCAGGTCTGAAGCTTGGAACGACATCGACCAGAAGTGGTCCGGTGAGGGAGGTCGAAAACCGGGAGATCGACCTCAGTGGATTGCCTGTCATCACCTCGTGGCCCGACGATGGTGGTCCTTTCCTGACTCTTCCGCTGGTCTACACCGAAGATCCCGAGGGGGCCGGCCACAACCTCGGGATGTACCGGATGCAGCTACACGATCGCCGGACCACGGGTATGCATTGGCAGATCGGCAAGGGCGGCGGCTTCCACCATGCACGCGCCGTCTCGCGGGGGGACGACCTGCCGGTGACGGTCTTCCTTGGCGGGCCGCCGGCACTGATCCTCGCCGCGGTGGCGCCGCTGCCGGAGAATGTTCCGGAGTTGATCCTCGCCTCGTTGCTCGCCGGGCGTCGTTTGCGTCGGTGTGGAGGGCCGGGACCTCATCCACTTCTGGCCGATGCAGAGTTCGCTCTCAGTGGGGTTGTGCCAGCCGAAGAACGGATGCCGGAGGGGCCCTTCGGCGACCATTACGGCTATTACTCCCTGCAGCACGATTATCCGGTTTTTCGAGTCAACCACCTGAGCCACCGGCGCGATGCCATCTATCCGGCGACTGTGGTCGGAAAGCCGCGCCAAGAAGATTTCTTCATCGGCGATCTGCTACAGGAACTCCTTTCTCCGTTGTTTCCCCTGGTTATGCCCGCAGTTGAAGCGTTGTGGTCGTACGGTGAAACCGGGTACCACTCTCTCGCGGCCGCGGTGGTTCGCCAGAGATACCGGCGGGAGGCAATGGCTTCGGCATTCCGGATCCTCGGTGAGGGGCAGCTCGGCCTGACCAAGTTCCTCCTCGTGACGGACCGACCGGTAGACCTCAGGGAGTTCCCGCGGACCCTCGAGCATGTTCTCGAGCGGACGCGGCCCGAGACAGATCTTTACGTGTTTTCGAATGTCTCGATGGACACGCTCGACTACACCGGGCCGGAGGTCAATCTCGGATCGAAGGGCGTCATGCTAGGTCTGGGCGATCCTGTTCGTGCCCTGCCAGGAGAGTTTGCGGCGTCCGAGCTGCCGCGCGGAGTTCGGGAGGTCCAGGCATTCTGCCGCGGCTGCCTGGTGGTCGGAGGTCCGAAATACAGTGACGAGCCCGATGCCCCATTGCGTATCGCCATCCATCC encodes:
- a CDS encoding UbiD family decarboxylase yields the protein MDDALFRDLRGFLDHLQREAELRTIEAPVRARLEVAEIHRRVIAAGGPALLFANVEGSDFPLVTNLFGTAKRAEVAFGRRPARLVRRTVEFLQRSLPPGIGSLWAARDLVAAGLKLGTTSTRSGPVREVENREIDLSGLPVITSWPDDGGPFLTLPLVYTEDPEGAGHNLGMYRMQLHDRRTTGMHWQIGKGGGFHHARAVSRGDDLPVTVFLGGPPALILAAVAPLPENVPELILASLLAGRRLRRCGGPGPHPLLADAEFALSGVVPAEERMPEGPFGDHYGYYSLQHDYPVFRVNHLSHRRDAIYPATVVGKPRQEDFFIGDLLQELLSPLFPLVMPAVEALWSYGETGYHSLAAAVVRQRYRREAMASAFRILGEGQLGLTKFLLVTDRPVDLREFPRTLEHVLERTRPETDLYVFSNVSMDTLDYTGPEVNLGSKGVMLGLGDPVRALPGEFAASELPRGVREVQAFCRGCLVVGGPKYSDEPDAPLRIAIHPAFTDWPLVVLTDEPVRAAASSINFLWSTFTRFEPAADIHAANVEVKRHHLSYTPPIVIDARTKPPYPDELFCDPETADLVTRRWSEYFPDGDVEMGDSDRAHLD